In Anopheles bellator chromosome 2, idAnoBellAS_SP24_06.2, whole genome shotgun sequence, the genomic stretch GGGCGCGCAGCACGCATTAAGAACGCATTTGTAGACTGCGCTTGAGTGGCTGCACGATGGATACTTACGGTGTTTGGGTATGAGATAAAGAGTGTAACCCTCTCTATTCGAAGGTTTTTCACCGTTGAATGCTATGCGTAGTCTGTGTCCTCCTATTTTCGTGTTGTTCATCTCCAGCGCACGGAATGCGTCCTCACGAGCAATGTAATCAATGTAAACTTCTCTATATCGAGTAAATCGCTGAAAATCGATGGTGTCTATTTCGCCATAACGATCGAAAATTGATTCCAGCTCGCCTTTGGTAACTTCCCTTGATATGTTCGCAACGTAGATGCTATGTTTGCCATGGGCATTGTTGTACTTTCCAATACTGTACATTTCCCTTACCATCGAATCTGGTCGACGTGGCGACGGTGATCGTGAGTTTGTTCTGGTCCGGCGTCTTTTAGGAGCCTCGTGCCGATGTGAAGATGGCGAACGAGATTGCTGTCTTCTGCTCGACTGTAATCTTCCTCGGGATTGTGAACGAGAACGTGTGCGTCTTCGCGCGATCGCTCGATGAGGAGAACTCGAGGTGGATCGTGAGTGAGAACGTGTACGTcttcgctcgatcgctcgatgAGGCGAACGCGAGGGGGATCGTGAGCGAGAACGTGTGCGTCTTCGCGCGATCCCTCGATGAGGCGAACGCGAGGGGGATCGTGAGCGAGAACGTGTGCGTcttcgctcgatcgctcgatgAGGGGAACGCGAGGAGGAGCGTGATCGCGTATAGGTGCTGAATTGCTGAGAATGTGGCGATGGAGTCCTATCAAAAGATGTGCCAATGAAGTACGATACGTCGTCCGGCATTCTAAACCGTTGCTTGATTTCCAACTGAATTTGGAGATCCCGCTGCTCGCGTTCCAAAACGGCTAGACGGCCTTCCAAAGCATCCACTCGCGAGCTCTTTCGAGATGAAAATCGTTGGCGCAGGGAATCTAGTTCCTGAGAGATGGCAATCTTTTCTGACCGTATCTGCACGAATCGCTCGTGTGCCAGTAGATCCGATGGAGATGTACCTCGTTGAAGGTTGGTGGCTCCCGCCACAGTTGATGCACCAGCATAGATCGGTGTAATGCTACTAATGTTTTGTAATTGCGCTGACCGTTGGTGTCCAGATGAGCCGTCGGTTTTTGTGAGTGGTGATCGAGAACGACGTGTGCTTCCGCCGCTGCGGCGACTGGTGATACTCGAGTCTCTGGTACGGTCATCTTTAGGCGACCGAGAGCGGCCCGCCGAAGGCAATAGCATTGCCACGGTGACACTAGCTTCATCCTTCTCTAAACGCTCGAGCCTCCGTCTGATATcctcttccttttcttttatAATGCGTTCCATCTCCtccaattcattcatttttgcaTTAGATTCACGCTTTTCTTCGATAACACTCCGCAAGTCATCGTCAGGACAGGAGAGAGTGTCTGGTTCTGGCACATCTTCTTGCTTCGGTGTGATGGAAGCCGATGAAGTTGACGCTTTGGCCGGTTCTTTTGAGCTATCCTGCTGCCGTACGGTGATTGTCAAACCTTCGAtcggttgtttcttttcctgtcCCGCCACCTTGTGATCGGAAACCGTTCGGATCTCTGCTTCCGTGGATTTTTCCGGAGACTGGGATTTTGGTTCACCAGCCGAGTTGAAAGCAGTTGGGTCGCTCTCAGCCAACACGTTTGCCAGCAGAGTGAAGGAGCATGTACTACCATCACTCTGTGCGATAAATTTATGCGTGCCTGTAACGTTGCATTATTAAATCCAATTATCATTTGGCGGTATTTGTGTTCAAACAGTGCCCCCTTTTCGGGTCCTGTTGCCGCTAAATGAATACAGTTTCGACTGAAAATATTGAGCAACTTACTGCAAATTTCGGCTGGGTAACCGTCGATAGTTTTGGAAGCGCAACATTTTTGTGCAGCTTTAAAATCGCGGTAGATGACgatgaatttgtttttgcctATCTGCTCCGCGAAATTAATTGCGCCATACTTAGCTAACCGCGCTCCCACGCGTGCCACAGTAAAACTTTCCTCTGTCGGACAGCAAACATTAATTTGTACAGGATAATATAGAATTATGAAAGGATTGCAGAGAACATATAATCAGATctttttaatttcataaaaatcaaaagcGAATAAAAGATACCAGCTAACCGTTATAATGACTTACCAGCGCTAATTGTGACCATGACCACCTCTGCGGTGTCCAGCCTTGGTGTTTCAGCGGCGATATGCTTATAAACATACTCACCACTTATCTTTCCGCGCAATCGAACGGCACGGAATGCATCTAAATAGTTAGCAAAACTTACATACACCCGCCAAGTGGATGGATCGAACTGACTCGGTTCGTGACGCATGGCTACCACATCCGCTGCTCGTAGAAAGTAGTTCTTCAATTCAAAGAAAGTGACAGTTTTGGGACAATTGTAAAGAGCCACTGTACGtagaaaaacccaaaaaagatAAATACATTAGCTACTTAAAATAAATTGGTAGAATTATTTACAATCGGTAAAATTTACCTTCATGACTGTACTTTGAAGGGTTAGGATTATGATAGTGTGGGTTGTGGCGTGTCTTAATAACAATATTCTCTCTACGTTCCTCTGCCtcttttgcttcgattgcaGTAAGTTTGGCACTCTTCGGCACACCCTTAAATTGCTTCGCTAATGCCTTCTTGAACTTAGGTGCCTGGGTGGTgaattgtttaattgtttttttattaaccGGTCCTATAACGATCGGGGTGCCAGCAATATTATTTGTTCCACGCGCTTGCTCCAATTTAATGGTCTGACGGAAGTGCACAATTGACGGACCATAGTTGTGTATCCTGCGTTCAACATATACTACGTCGCCTATGTTAGCGAACGCCTCCGCTATGTCTTCGTAGCGAATGTCTTTGAAAAGATATATAGAACACAATTTATATAAAAATCACAGAGAAAATTTacagaacgaaacaaaaataacgaaGCATCACAAAACAGTTTGGTGAAAAAACGAATCCAGGGGACCTTTCATACTTACGGAACGAcaaataattaatcaacacACATCTCGAGTGAAAAGGCTTAAGCGCATCGCCAGGAATCATTGCAAACATGGTACAAACGACTCCAGATATTTCCGCCTGCTGCCGAAAATACTTGATAGCCTCAAGCTGATATTGTTTTTTCTCGTATGTTACCAAATAGTACTTGTGATACCGAGAATTGCAGGATGCTTTTTCGATGCTCACAATCGCTCCATATTGTTGACAGTAGATGGCCATGTCTTCCTCGTACACCTCGCGTGGAACATTCTCGAATTTAACTGAGAACGTGTATAAAAATATCGATTACATTAGTGAACCATGAGCATCTCAAAACTTTTTTTGCTTTAGTATTTCATTACCCATAAAATCGTGTTCTGGTGTCGATCGTGGGCTACCAAACTTCAACTCTTTGCGAAAGACCATCATTGTTTCGTTCTCTTGATCATCGCACACGTAATCAAGGCCATCATTCCCCTCAGCCGAAGGTTCATCAACTTCACAGTCGCTCGGCGACCAGTCATCGTTGTCACCGCCATGATAATCACCGTCGTACTGCTCGAATGAGTTCCATTCTGCATCGTGAGCATGTCTTTGCAGATTTTGCAGATCATGGTCCATGGACGGGTCCATTTGTATCAGGCGTCCGGACTCTGCCGGTCTGGGATTAAATCCTTGCGCAGGCCGCTCGATTTTCTGGCTGTGGGTGGCGGCATGCTGTTGCTTGGCACGCAAGAGCTCATTGTAGACCCGGGGCGACTTGAAGCTGTCTAAATCTTCCAACCGAACACGCATATCTTCATCTAGTACCTTCACGGAgactttttgtttcttcagGATGCTGTTATTAAGCTTACGCTGCGCAGCATGTGCTGCAGAGCGCTCCGTGAAACCAACGAAAGCGTAAAAGTTGGTCGGTATTTGGACGGTTTCCACATTTCCATACCTGCAACACGCCTCAAAAAGATCCTCCTCGCTTGTATCTAATAAAACACATTAATCAACATGCGTTGAAGAAGAGTTAACGTCTATTTTCCGCTAGTTTGCTTACCGGAGGATGTGTTTTGGATGGCAATCGTGAAGCCTGCACAAAATTTACGATCATCGTTCGAGAGCAGTACGCTCAAACGGTGGGagtgaaataaagtttgaTCCAAATTGCAAGCTTCTGCCGCTTGAATTTCATTTTCGAACAGCACGAAAGCAATCTTTGTGCGGCAGTCATTTCGATTTTCACGCATAAAAGCAACACCGATCACATTTCCTGAGGACCGCAAGAAGCTTTGCAGCTCCGCTAGCGATGTTTGCTTGGGAATGTTGGAAATATACACTACTTCGTTTGGATTCATTTGGATTGTAGTTTGAAAAGATTGATTGATATATGTATTGCAAATATAGTGATTGTATTCACAGAATATGTATTGACTGAAACAACGCAACAGGAAGCTGGTTTGCTACGTATCAACGATTctaaaattttcactttgacGTTTCTCAACGTTACCAGCCACAGGGTGACTGAGATGGAGTGGTCAGATTCGCTTTTTATACGAATAAATGTGCTGTGGAACAGAATGGAAGCGTGTACACACCATAAAGATATACAATCGTTTACCTAAACCGTTTAAACGTTATGAATCACGATAAAAAATTCTTTTCCATATTCATTAAAATGCTCCAAAATAAGAGTCACCCGTTTTTCATTGACAGTTCGGACAAGAATCTGAAGttgtttatttagttttacCACCGACAAAAGAGCGTTTACTTCGTTAGTGAATAAAAGTATCAAAAATAGCAATATCTCTATcgcttcattttcaaaatCGTCATGCGTATGTATATTTTCCGAGGGTTTAAAACACGTTAAGGTCATCGCCTCTTATTTCCTTACCTACCACAGATTCCGGCACAAACATGTATTATGTGGGTAACATTCCCAAAACAGCTTCGGATAAGGAAGTGCTAGGGGCATTGGCCAACTACGGGGATGTAGCTAGCTTTGAGTTCCGGCTGGAGCAGTGCAACTATTGTCCTAGTAAAGTGGCCTACGttggtttaaaaaaagaactaaCTGAAGAGCAGGTTGTGGAATTGAATCGTATAAAACTTCTCGACAAGCGCTTGCTTGTGGCAAGTGCAAATGAAGAACCGGTGTTCTCTCCGCAGATGTCAGTCGTGATACGGTATCTCAATGAGCGTAAGTAAAATCACAAattgaaatgatgaaaatgcgCTTAACAAAGTGGTTTGACTTATTCGATTCCTTCCATTCACAGACATAACGGAGGAGGATGTTTACAATTTCTGCAGAGGTTTTAGTCCTGACGCAATTGTACAAAAACCAGCCAATTCCTACGCGTACGTACAGTTTAAGAAACGTGAACATGTTAACTATATGAGCACAATGACACGACCGATGGAAGGTGTCGACTTGTATGTCGTTCCGGTGAAACGGAAAATAGGTATGTTCCTCGAGAAACTGAAACCTGTACCGTATGAAAATATCAAGCAAAAATGCGACAAACTGGGACTCTTCTATAGCCCGGCAGCAGAGAATGAAACAA encodes the following:
- the LOC131207571 gene encoding serine/arginine repetitive matrix protein 2-like, whose protein sequence is MLRFQNYRRLPSRNLQCNVTGTHKFIAQSDGSTCSFTLLANVLAESDPTAFNSAGEPKSQSPEKSTEAEIRTVSDHKVAGQEKKQPIEGLTITVRQQDSSKEPAKASTSSASITPKQEDVPEPDTLSCPDDDLRSVIEEKRESNAKMNELEEMERIIKEKEEDIRRRLERLEKDEASVTVAMLLPSAGRSRSPKDDRTRDSSITSRRSGGSTRRSRSPLTKTDGSSGHQRSAQLQNISSITPIYAGASTVAGATNLQRGTSPSDLLAHERFVQIRSEKIAISQELDSLRQRFSSRKSSRVDALEGRLAVLEREQRDLQIQLEIKQRFRMPDDVSYFIGTSFDRTPSPHSQQFSTYTRSRSSSRSPHRAIERRRTRSRSRSPSRSPHRGIARRRTRSRSRSPSRSPHRAIERRRTRSHSRSTSSSPHRAIARRRTRSRSQSRGRLQSSRRQQSRSPSSHRHEAPKRRRTRTNSRSPSPRRPDSMVREMYSIGKYNNAHGKHSIYVANISREVTKGELESIFDRYGEIDTIDFQRFTRYREVYIDYIAREDAFRALEMNNTKIGGHRLRIAFNGEKPSNREGYTLYLIPKHPVTEMTIYQTYESYGDIDFIWYPEGSMFCTVSFRRSEAATDALQVREFIDGTKVNAKPFRDRKW
- the LOC131207779 gene encoding uncharacterized protein LOC131207779, translating into MNPNEVVYISNIPKQTSLAELQSFLRSSGNVIGVAFMRENRNDCRTKIAFVLFENEIQAAEACNLDQTLFHSHRLSVLLSNDDRKFCAGFTIAIQNTSSDTSEEDLFEACCRYGNVETVQIPTNFYAFVGFTERSAAHAAQRKLNNSILKKQKVSVKVLDEDMRVRLEDLDSFKSPRVYNELLRAKQQHAATHSQKIERPAQGFNPRPAESGRLIQMDPSMDHDLQNLQRHAHDAEWNSFEQYDGDYHGGDNDDWSPSDCEVDEPSAEGNDGLDYVCDDQENETMMVFRKELKFGSPRSTPEHDFMVKFENVPREVYEEDMAIYCQQYGAIVSIEKASCNSRYHKYYLVTYEKKQYQLEAIKYFRQQAEISGVVCTMFAMIPGDALKPFHSRCVLINYLSFHIRYEDIAEAFANIGDVVYVERRIHNYGPSIVHFRQTIKLEQARGTNNIAGTPIVIGPVNKKTIKQFTTQAPKFKKALAKQFKGVPKSAKLTAIEAKEAEERRENIVIKTRHNPHYHNPNPSKYSHEVALYNCPKTVTFFELKNYFLRAADVVAMRHEPSQFDPSTWRVYVSFANYLDAFRAVRLRGKISGEYVYKHIAAETPRLDTAEVVMVTISAGKSL